The Paenibacillus sophorae genome has a segment encoding these proteins:
- the rpsP gene encoding 30S ribosomal protein S16 yields MAVRIRLKRMGAHKAPFYRVVVSDSRSPRDGRFIEEIGYYNPVAQPAVVNIDEEKALKWLQTGAQASDTVRNLLSKAGVLKKFHESKLQK; encoded by the coding sequence TTGGCAGTACGTATTCGTCTGAAACGTATGGGTGCTCATAAAGCGCCTTTCTATCGTGTAGTGGTTTCCGATTCCCGGTCTCCTCGTGACGGTCGTTTTATCGAGGAAATCGGTTACTATAACCCGGTTGCACAACCGGCAGTAGTGAACATCGATGAGGAAAAAGCGCTCAAGTGGCTTCAAACCGGTGCGCAAGCATCCGACACGGTTCGCAACTTGCTGAGCAAAGCGGGTGTGTTGAAGAAGTTCCATGAGTCTAAGCTACAGAAATAA
- the ffh gene encoding signal recognition particle protein, with protein MAFEGLTGRLQSVFSKLRGKGKVSEDDVNEAMREVRLALLEADVNFKVVKDFVAKVKEKAIGKEVMESFTPGMVIIDIVNKELTELMGGSQAKLAKANKPPTVIMMAGLQGAGKTTTSGKLAKLLQKGNHRPLLVAGDIYRPAAIKQLQVLGEQIKAPVFSLGDKTSPVEIAKQGLQHAKDNNLDYVIIDTAGRLHIDEDLMEELKQIHAAVNPDEVLLVVDAMTGQDAVNVADSFNKQLELTGVVLTKLDGDTRGGAALSVKAVTGCPIKFAALGEKIDALEPFHPERMASRILGMGDMLSLIEKAQANIDADKAKEMERKMRNAEFTFDDFLEQMDQVKKLGPIDQILDMLPGMNKAKGMKDLKVDDKQMGRVEAIVHSMTKQEKSQPEIINHNRRKRIATGSGTSLAEVNRLIKQFDEMRRMMKQFSGMMGGMGGGKASKKNAMKQLKALGGKGMKFPFR; from the coding sequence ATGGCATTTGAAGGATTAACCGGAAGACTGCAGAGCGTGTTCAGCAAGCTGCGCGGCAAAGGCAAGGTGTCCGAGGATGATGTGAACGAGGCTATGCGCGAAGTGCGTCTTGCGCTGTTGGAAGCGGACGTTAACTTTAAGGTCGTTAAGGACTTTGTAGCGAAGGTGAAGGAGAAGGCCATCGGCAAGGAAGTGATGGAGAGCTTCACACCGGGCATGGTGATCATCGACATCGTGAACAAGGAATTGACGGAGCTGATGGGCGGAAGCCAAGCGAAGCTGGCCAAGGCGAATAAGCCTCCGACTGTCATTATGATGGCGGGTCTTCAGGGCGCCGGTAAGACGACGACCTCCGGCAAGCTGGCCAAGCTGCTGCAAAAGGGAAATCACCGCCCGCTGCTCGTGGCCGGGGACATTTACCGTCCCGCTGCGATCAAGCAGCTTCAGGTGCTCGGAGAGCAGATCAAGGCGCCGGTGTTCTCGCTGGGCGACAAGACGAGCCCGGTGGAGATCGCCAAGCAAGGTCTGCAGCATGCCAAGGATAACAATCTCGATTATGTCATTATCGATACCGCCGGACGCTTGCATATTGATGAAGACCTCATGGAAGAGCTGAAGCAGATTCACGCGGCCGTGAATCCGGATGAAGTGCTGCTTGTTGTCGACGCCATGACCGGTCAGGACGCCGTGAACGTGGCCGACAGCTTCAACAAGCAGCTTGAGCTGACCGGCGTCGTGTTAACGAAGCTTGACGGTGATACCCGCGGCGGCGCCGCCCTCTCCGTCAAGGCCGTAACCGGCTGCCCGATCAAGTTCGCCGCTCTTGGCGAGAAGATCGATGCGCTGGAGCCTTTCCATCCGGAGCGGATGGCTTCGCGGATTCTCGGCATGGGCGACATGCTGTCGCTAATCGAGAAGGCGCAGGCCAACATCGACGCCGACAAGGCGAAGGAAATGGAACGTAAGATGCGCAATGCGGAGTTTACGTTCGACGATTTCCTGGAGCAAATGGATCAGGTCAAGAAGCTTGGCCCGATCGATCAAATCCTCGACATGCTCCCGGGCATGAACAAAGCCAAGGGCATGAAGGATTTGAAGGTCGACGACAAGCAGATGGGCCGCGTCGAGGCAATTGTGCACTCGATGACGAAGCAGGAGAAGAGCCAGCCCGAGATCATCAACCACAACCGCCGCAAGCGCATCGCTACTGGCAGCGGCACCTCGCTCGCCGAGGTGAACCGGCTCATCAAGCAGTTCGATGAGATGCGGCGGATGATGAAGCAGTTCTCCGGCATGATGGGCGGAATGGGCGGAGGCAAGGCATCCAAGAAGAACGCCATGAAGCAGCTTAAAGCGCTCGGCGGCAAAGGTATGAAATTCCCTTTTCGTTAA
- a CDS encoding putative DNA-binding protein codes for MSQGNRLEKTNRINLLFAFYESLLTDKQQTFLKYYFHDDFSLGEIAAEFEISRQAVYEHIKRAEQVLENYENKLGLLAKHESRTRYFEELRRLPQDGALLEPYKRRFADIVDSLEKLE; via the coding sequence ATGAGTCAGGGTAACCGGCTAGAGAAAACCAACCGAATTAACTTATTGTTCGCATTTTACGAGTCTCTGCTTACCGACAAGCAGCAGACGTTTCTGAAATATTATTTCCATGACGATTTCTCCCTAGGAGAAATCGCTGCGGAATTCGAGATCAGCCGGCAGGCCGTTTATGAGCATATCAAACGCGCCGAGCAGGTGCTGGAGAACTACGAGAATAAGCTGGGGTTATTGGCGAAGCATGAGAGCCGTACCCGGTATTTTGAAGAATTGCGCAGACTGCCGCAGGATGGAGCGCTTCTTGAGCCGTACAAACGGCGGTTTGCGGATATTGTGGATTCTTTGGAGAAGCTGGAGTAG
- the trhA gene encoding PAQR family membrane homeostasis protein TrhA, giving the protein MANTYTYSRREEVANAITHGIGAVLSVAALVLLIVFSSMWGTAWHVVSFSIYGTTMLLLYLNSTIVHSLKEGKLKDLFEFFDHSSIYLFIAGTYTPFLLVAIRGTLGWSLFGVIWGIAFFGVLFKAFFTKKFLFMSTVFYIAMGWLIVIAWAPLTAAVAEGGMALLMAGGILYTLGTIFYVWRAFPYHHAVWHVFVLLGSVTHFFAVLLYLLPIR; this is encoded by the coding sequence ATGGCGAACACTTACACTTACAGTCGAAGGGAAGAAGTCGCGAACGCGATAACCCATGGTATTGGAGCCGTACTCAGCGTGGCCGCGCTTGTCCTGCTCATTGTTTTTTCGAGTATGTGGGGAACGGCCTGGCATGTCGTCAGCTTCTCCATCTATGGAACCACAATGCTGCTGCTGTATTTGAACTCGACGATCGTACATAGCCTGAAGGAAGGCAAGCTAAAGGATCTGTTCGAGTTCTTCGACCACTCCTCCATTTATTTGTTCATCGCAGGGACGTATACGCCTTTCTTGCTTGTAGCTATTCGCGGTACGCTGGGCTGGAGCTTGTTCGGTGTTATTTGGGGCATCGCCTTCTTCGGAGTTCTGTTCAAAGCCTTCTTTACGAAAAAGTTTTTGTTCATGTCGACGGTTTTTTATATCGCCATGGGCTGGCTGATCGTGATTGCCTGGGCACCGCTTACGGCTGCTGTGGCGGAGGGCGGAATGGCTCTGCTGATGGCGGGAGGCATTCTCTACACGCTCGGCACCATTTTCTATGTCTGGCGGGCCTTTCCTTACCACCATGCCGTCTGGCATGTGTTCGTGCTGCTGGGCAGCGTGACGCATTTCTTCGCGGTGCTGCTGTATCTGCTGCCGATTCGCTGA
- a CDS encoding carboxypeptidase M32, with the protein MEQQLKAEWNAFSILLAKISGYREAIGLLHWDLRTGAPRKGVEVRSKTIGMLSGELFKLETSPEMGRFTEYFSRPEVVSQLTDVQKKIVKDCRKEYERSKSIPPEKYEEYAILAAQSETMWETAKENNDFASFEPLLSRIVAFKQEFIDYWGVKGTRYDTLLDMYEPDLTVEKLDGIFNRLRSRLVPLAEQIAASPNKPDADLLNGTFGKEEQEKFGLFILEQMGYDFAAGRLDESVHPFATGLNPGDVRITTNYPQDNVTSSIFSSLHEGGHALYEQNIDKALVGTPLAQGASMGIHESQSRLWENMIGRSRAFWERYFGDLQQHFPETFKDVKAEDFYRAINRVDNSLIRIEADELTYNLHIIIRYEIEKLIFNEGLTVKELPKVWNTKYQEYLGITPPSDSLGVLQDVHWSGGDFGYFASYSLGNMYAAQILHTLRKELPELDSLVSSGNLLPIKEWLTDKIYRYGMSQTPSQIIERVTGEPLNPDYLADYLEAKYREIYRLEQIK; encoded by the coding sequence ATGGAACAACAACTAAAGGCGGAATGGAATGCTTTCAGTATTCTTTTAGCCAAAATCAGCGGATACCGCGAGGCAATCGGTCTGCTGCATTGGGACCTGCGGACGGGCGCGCCTCGCAAGGGAGTGGAAGTCCGGTCGAAGACAATCGGTATGCTGAGCGGAGAGCTGTTCAAGCTGGAAACTTCTCCGGAGATGGGGCGGTTCACGGAATACTTCAGCAGACCGGAGGTTGTGAGCCAGTTAACTGACGTGCAGAAGAAGATCGTCAAGGATTGCCGGAAGGAGTACGAGCGCAGCAAGAGCATTCCGCCGGAAAAATACGAGGAATACGCCATTCTGGCCGCCCAGTCGGAGACGATGTGGGAGACGGCCAAGGAAAATAATGATTTTGCTTCCTTTGAGCCTTTGCTCAGCCGGATCGTCGCCTTCAAACAGGAATTCATCGATTATTGGGGCGTGAAAGGTACGCGTTACGATACGCTGCTGGACATGTACGAACCTGACCTGACGGTAGAGAAGCTCGACGGAATCTTTAATCGCTTGCGCAGCCGCCTTGTGCCATTGGCCGAGCAAATCGCCGCTTCGCCAAACAAGCCGGATGCGGACCTTCTAAACGGAACTTTCGGTAAAGAAGAGCAGGAGAAGTTCGGACTCTTTATTTTGGAGCAGATGGGTTATGATTTTGCAGCTGGCCGATTGGACGAGAGCGTGCATCCTTTCGCCACAGGACTGAACCCGGGGGATGTCCGCATTACGACGAATTACCCGCAGGATAACGTGACCAGCTCTATTTTCAGCTCTCTGCACGAAGGCGGACATGCGCTGTATGAGCAGAACATCGACAAGGCCCTTGTCGGCACACCGCTTGCGCAGGGCGCATCAATGGGCATTCATGAATCCCAATCCAGACTATGGGAAAATATGATCGGCCGCAGCCGTGCGTTCTGGGAACGGTATTTCGGAGATTTGCAGCAGCATTTTCCGGAGACCTTCAAGGATGTGAAGGCGGAGGATTTCTACCGGGCGATTAACCGGGTGGATAATTCCCTGATCCGCATTGAGGCGGACGAGCTGACCTATAATCTGCACATTATCATCCGCTATGAGATCGAGAAGCTTATTTTTAATGAAGGCCTAACCGTTAAGGAACTGCCGAAGGTCTGGAATACGAAGTATCAGGAATATCTTGGCATCACGCCGCCGAGTGACAGCCTGGGTGTACTGCAGGACGTGCACTGGTCGGGCGGGGATTTCGGCTATTTCGCCTCTTATTCGCTGGGCAATATGTATGCGGCGCAAATACTGCATACGCTGCGTAAGGAGCTGCCAGAGTTAGACTCTCTGGTGTCTTCGGGAAATCTGCTGCCGATCAAAGAATGGCTTACGGACAAAATATACCGCTACGGCATGAGCCAGACTCCGTCGCAAATTATCGAACGGGTAACCGGTGAACCGCTGAATCCCGACTATCTGGCGGATTATCTGGAAGCAAAATACCGTGAAATCTATCGTTTGGAGCAGATTAAATAG
- a CDS encoding iron-sulfur cluster biosynthesis family protein translates to MKIQVTPLAEKRLKERLGSQPGTFKLFYDTVDCGCDGINVLLILDKPDTGDLHVEAGGLPVVVGNQHEIFYEEQLKLDADENTSSFKLSSDSQLYGQNILVRDMRGLEGTRPEPASICEVRSRS, encoded by the coding sequence ATGAAAATTCAGGTGACCCCGCTTGCGGAAAAAAGACTGAAGGAACGGCTGGGCAGCCAGCCGGGAACATTCAAGCTCTTTTACGATACGGTTGACTGCGGATGCGACGGCATCAATGTGCTGCTGATCTTGGACAAGCCGGACACCGGGGACCTGCATGTCGAAGCCGGCGGTCTGCCTGTAGTCGTTGGAAACCAGCACGAGATTTTTTATGAGGAACAATTAAAGCTTGACGCCGATGAGAACACCTCTTCCTTTAAACTGAGCAGCGATTCACAGCTTTATGGACAAAATATTTTGGTACGCGATATGCGGGGCCTAGAGGGGACCCGGCCTGAACCGGCTTCCATCTGCGAAGTCCGTTCCCGTTCATAA
- a CDS encoding beta-class carbonic anhydrase, whose amino-acid sequence MSQVSDILKFNEKFVENKEYEAYLTSRFPNKKLLIITCMDTRLVELLPKAMNFKNGDIKIIKNAGAVISQPFGSVMRSVMVALYELSADEVIVVGHYGCGMASLNADHMIQSIKERGISDEVLSTLENSGIKLTKWLRGFDSIEEGVIQTVELIKRHPLLPPGVPVHGMIMDPATGALELVSDGYTSN is encoded by the coding sequence ATGAGTCAAGTCTCCGATATTTTGAAATTCAACGAGAAATTTGTGGAAAATAAAGAATACGAAGCTTATCTGACAAGCCGGTTTCCGAATAAAAAGCTGCTCATCATCACCTGCATGGACACGCGGCTTGTGGAGCTGCTGCCGAAAGCGATGAATTTCAAGAATGGTGACATCAAAATCATTAAAAATGCCGGCGCCGTCATTTCCCAGCCCTTCGGAAGCGTCATGCGCAGCGTGATGGTTGCCCTTTACGAGCTCAGCGCAGATGAGGTCATCGTTGTCGGCCATTACGGCTGCGGTATGGCGTCGCTGAACGCCGATCATATGATTCAATCGATCAAGGAACGCGGTATTTCGGATGAGGTCCTATCCACTTTGGAAAATTCGGGAATTAAGCTTACCAAGTGGCTTCGAGGGTTTGACAGCATTGAGGAAGGGGTAATTCAAACTGTGGAGCTGATTAAGCGTCATCCACTGCTCCCCCCGGGTGTTCCCGTTCACGGCATGATTATGGATCCGGCTACCGGTGCACTGGAGCTTGTCTCGGATGGGTACACCAGTAATTGA
- a CDS encoding NUDIX hydrolase, with amino-acid sequence MPLPEMFDIFDEKMIRIGSDSRENAHAKGLWHQTFHCWIVHPAKGEGGSLLFQLRHMNKDTFPGHLDTSCAGHLQAGETVEDGVRELREELGLSVPFEELVYCGMVAEENIPSDGLIDREFSHVFLHTCEQELERYSFQLDEISGLFFVDILKFRQLVEGETDALRIEGIVWDEKTQLVRPEQRVVSFGDFTPNSNEYNRMLFEHLGSDE; translated from the coding sequence ATGCCGTTACCTGAAATGTTTGATATTTTCGACGAAAAGATGATCCGGATCGGAAGCGACAGCCGGGAAAATGCGCATGCCAAAGGGCTGTGGCATCAAACGTTCCATTGCTGGATTGTTCATCCCGCGAAGGGTGAAGGCGGGAGCCTGCTTTTTCAGCTGCGCCACATGAACAAGGATACTTTTCCGGGACATCTGGATACTTCTTGCGCTGGACATCTTCAGGCCGGAGAAACGGTGGAGGATGGAGTTCGGGAACTCAGGGAGGAACTTGGGCTGAGCGTTCCGTTCGAAGAACTGGTCTATTGCGGGATGGTTGCTGAGGAGAACATTCCTTCGGACGGACTGATTGATAGGGAGTTTAGTCATGTGTTTCTTCATACTTGTGAACAGGAATTGGAGCGATATTCCTTTCAGCTGGACGAAATTTCCGGGCTGTTCTTCGTAGACATTCTGAAATTCCGCCAGTTGGTTGAAGGAGAAACGGATGCTCTCCGGATCGAAGGGATTGTCTGGGATGAGAAGACGCAGCTTGTGAGACCGGAGCAAAGGGTGGTGAGTTTCGGGGATTTTACGCCGAACTCCAATGAATATAACCGTATGCTGTTCGAGCATTTAGGATCGGATGAGTAG
- a CDS encoding membrane protein translates to MKFLKSAMMIVMAFTLFFAAAAPDYADARRGGGGFKSGQRGYTTTPNKSTQGNVNRTDSTKGTTAGTTAGTANRGFFTGGSFMKGMMLGGLAGLMFGGLFGSMGAFGNILGFAVNMLAIYLVVMLVLSFFRRRQQRRKFDDRGGRY, encoded by the coding sequence ATGAAATTCTTAAAAAGCGCAATGATGATTGTTATGGCCTTTACCCTCTTCTTCGCGGCGGCGGCCCCGGATTATGCGGATGCGCGGCGCGGAGGCGGCGGTTTCAAATCGGGACAGCGGGGTTATACGACGACGCCGAATAAATCAACACAAGGCAATGTAAATAGGACCGATAGCACCAAGGGAACGACAGCCGGAACGACGGCAGGCACGGCTAACCGCGGATTTTTCACCGGCGGAAGCTTCATGAAAGGGATGATGCTCGGCGGTCTGGCGGGTCTGATGTTCGGAGGTCTGTTCGGCAGCATGGGCGCTTTCGGCAACATACTCGGCTTTGCAGTTAATATGCTGGCAATCTATCTGGTTGTTATGCTCGTCCTTTCCTTCTTCCGCCGCAGACAGCAGCGCCGCAAGTTTGACGATCGGGGTGGACGCTACTAA
- a CDS encoding YxcD family protein produces MPITVLSMDEIINAICLHMAERKGVKVTDVQVELSWEEETGYTAEVWTQGRSQYLVESNMIEAILRYLLSEYNIRAYREEVRLELDEEITAVVNG; encoded by the coding sequence ATGCCCATAACCGTCCTCAGCATGGATGAAATTATCAACGCCATCTGCCTCCACATGGCTGAGCGCAAGGGCGTCAAGGTAACGGATGTGCAGGTGGAACTCAGTTGGGAGGAAGAGACCGGCTATACCGCCGAAGTGTGGACGCAGGGCCGAAGCCAGTATCTCGTCGAAAGCAATATGATTGAAGCGATTCTGCGCTATCTTCTTTCTGAGTACAATATCCGCGCTTATCGTGAGGAGGTAAGACTGGAACTGGACGAAGAGATAACGGCCGTCGTCAATGGTTAA